The sequence below is a genomic window from Paenibacillus silvisoli.
CCCCATAGCACAAGCGTTTGCGGAGCAACCTTGTTCGAGAACACCATCGACAATCCTCCGCCGATCAGCATGGCCGCGCCGTTGGCCGCGAAGAGCCACTGCAGGTTCCCCTTCGGCAAGCCAAGCTGTTCCGTGATGAGAAACACGGCAAGCGTATGAATAAAGCCAATGCCGAGTCCCGCCGCGAGGAAGGAGCCGCCTAATGCGACGAGCGCTTTGCGGTGAAGAACGTAGTCGACTCCCATTTTCATTTCCGTCCAAATCGAGGTGCCGGCAGCTTGTTTCTGTTCGACCCTGTCCGCCGGCAGCAGCGTAAGTGCGGTTGCCGACACGAGGAAAGCGAGACAGACGATGCCCATGGACCAGTAGATGTCCAATTGCTCAAAGACGAACGTGCCCAGAATCGGGCCCAAAATCATAAACACCGCCATCATGGTCTGAAACAGAGCCATGCCGGCCTGCATTTGCTCTCCCGGCACGTGCAGTTTGAACAGCTTCATGCTGGAAGGCTGGGAGAACTGCGACAATATCGCCGAAACGAACGTCGCGAAGAATATCGCTTGCCACGAGCCGTAAATCAACGTCAGCAAAATGACGAAGATCGATATCGCGCTCAGCAGGTCGCACAGTACCATCGTCCGCTTAGGCCGCCAGCGATCGGCGAATGCCCCGCCTATGAAGGAAAACACGAAAATCGGCGCGAACTCGGCCACCGAGACGAGCGAGACGGCAAGCGCGTCACCGTCGGTCATTTCCACCACGAACAGGAGCACCGCGAAGTTGCGCACCCATATTCCGATCTGCATGAATACGCCGGCAGACAGAATGGCTTGAATAAATCGATTTTTCAGCAAGGAGCCCATAGATGGCTTTGATTCGGATGAAGGGCTATTTGTTACAGGGATTTCCATTCGGCAACTATTCATCCTTTCTTAGTTAAATATAAGATCATATGTTCGGTATCTACTAATCTACTCTACTATAATTATGTCTATTTAGGAACGGGAACATACGATAAAAATTGCTTGATTTCGTGCAAAAATTTGGCAAATTCTATATTCCCTTTGCCCGCATCGGCCTATAAAATAAAGATAGACTTACGATCAGATGAACGAGGTGAAGTGGAATTGCTTAGAAAAGGAATGATTGCTCTTCTAAGTGTCATAATAGGCGGCGCGATGGTGACAGGAGGCTCCCCCGGCACGGCTGCTTCCGCACATGCGATTACGGTGGAGTTAAATGGCCAGGTCTTGCCGGTTGAGCATCCTCCATTATTGAAGAGCGGCGCAACGTTAATTCCCCTTCGGAACTTGCTGGAATCCCTAAACATTGATGTGCAATGGGAACCGGCTAAAGGGACAGTCACGCTTCACAGGTGGAATCGAACGGTACGGTTAGGAATTGGTCAGAACTCTGCCTCTCTGCAGGATAGAGGCCAGACATTGCGGCACATTCAGCTGAGTGCTCCCGCACAGCTGGTCGGCAATGTAACTTACGTGCCTTTGCGGTTTTTAAGCGAATCCTTTGGGGCGGAAGTGGCGTGGAACGGCCAGGAGCAGAAGATACGCGTCCGGACCAAGTCCCCCGTTGATTCCAAAGCTTGGGAATATCGAATTGCAGCAAGCGTTACCAAGAGGACCTCGGAAGAATTCGGCGGATTGGCCGAAGT
It includes:
- a CDS encoding MFS transporter, translating into MEIPVTNSPSSESKPSMGSLLKNRFIQAILSAGVFMQIGIWVRNFAVLLFVVEMTDGDALAVSLVSVAEFAPIFVFSFIGGAFADRWRPKRTMVLCDLLSAISIFVILLTLIYGSWQAIFFATFVSAILSQFSQPSSMKLFKLHVPGEQMQAGMALFQTMMAVFMILGPILGTFVFEQLDIYWSMGIVCLAFLVSATALTLLPADRVEQKQAAGTSIWTEMKMGVDYVLHRKALVALGGSFLAAGLGIGFIHTLAVFLITEQLGLPKGNLQWLFAANGAAMLIGGGLSMVFSNKVAPQTLVLWGMLVTGVGVSVMGFSEMFWLTLAMEAMIGFFMPALQIGINTLILNKTEEAFVGRVNGILTPMFMGAMVVTMSVAGLLKDSISLSWTYQLSAAMFIVGIVFLLPLYRLKDPVVTPQADA